gtgtacattaaaattagctatcatttatttatgtataaaaatatatatattttaatagctaattttagagtatattaaaattatgttCACATGCGTACATGCaacaaatttgaaaaaagattaaAAGTAGAGTAAAAAATAAACTCCTAAAAATTTATACTTTGGACATATTAGTCCATATGAAAAAAGTATCAATAGTGTAGATACACTATTTTTAAATCAGTCCCTTATCATTAGGataagaaaattttaatttgaattaatttgTCTATTATTCTAAAAGAGTTTATTAATATTCTTTTAGAAATTaatatattcaaaatataaatttcaaaaattttatttgtcaCTTTAGTCAGATTAATCAactaactcaaaaaaaaaaaaaattctctctCAAAGGTTACAACCAAAGATGGATACATTCTTAGCTTGCAAAGGATCCCACAAGGTAGAACAAACGTTGGCAATGGCGGGGCCAAGAGGGCGCCAGTGATAGTACAGCACGGAGTCATGGTGGTAagttatattaaataatattctaATAGCTAATGTGAAATTTCAGatgtaattaattttatgtgaaattaataGTTAAGAATCTGATAGATTTAACTAAATTGTCATGTATCgattctcaattatcaataaaGTTAATCACATCTGAATTTTTactaaataagaataaaaataatctttttttaaatattaaaattaaaattgaatttatatattCTATTTGGCTGAATTTGTGAATCataaaacttttttattattatcataaGTTAAGGTAGAAGAATGGTTTAATAAGTTAAATGGTGCAGGGAGGAATGTCATGGGTGCTGAGCCCCCCAAGTGAAAGCCTGCCCATGATTCTTGCAAATAGCGGCTTCGATGTGTGGATCTCTAACGCCAGAGGAACCGTTTATAGTCAAAAACACATCTCCCTCAACTCCGCTGACCCTGTAACCTTTTTACTTTTCCCTATGCCTTAATTATCAAAacattaattacaaaattaactTTATTAAACAATATTTCTCTCTTTTGAGACAGGCATATTGGGATTGGACTTGGGACGAAATGGTTGCTAATGATGTACCTGCGCTTTTTGATTATGTTTACACCAAAACACATCAGAAGATTCATTATGTTGGCCACTCTTTGGTAATTCATCATCACCCCATCATTTTTTAAATGTGAAAACTTAAGTGCAGTCGATTTCATGtgaatttgactgatttgactaaattttcatctaacagctctcaaatatcaactttcGACTTCACTTGACTgttcacatttttttaaaaacctcattgtaaaatcaattttatttgtAACTAAGAAAAAGAATGTGTTTGTCAGGGAACTTTGGTAGCTCTAGTATCATTCTCTGAGAGGGATCCTGTGGTCATGGAGCGGATCAAATCAGCAGCATTGTTAAGTCCCATTGCCTATTTGAATCACATGACCACTCAACTTGTAAATGTTGCTGCTAGGACTTTTATTGGCGAGGtaaatagtaaataataatctaactattttacaaaaataataatctaactaatttttatgttttccAACAGATGACTGCCGTGTCTGGTCGTCCAGAATTTGATCCCAACGGGTACCAACATGAAACTTGGAATATAATTAATcgtttaaaaatttattagcATTTGACACACAAATTAATGAATTCTCAACAATGTTTTTTGCTAGAATAACTGTTCTTAACAATGTCAAGTCTCTCTGCATTACCCATCAGATCAACTGCGATGATATGTTGACTGCAATTGCTGGTAAAACTCTTTTGTagaattatattaatttatttaaaaatatatatactataaaaaatactagaaaattatcagaatttattatttttaactattataataaattctaatgattttttagtatttttgttattcataatttctttatgttttattattaaaaagaacaatttttttacttttaattaaaaatattctttaCTATTTAATATGATCCTTAATTTTATGGATTATTGTGGACATATTATcacataatttaaattaaactcttttaaaaaaaattcaggtGAAAATTGCTGCATGAATTCTTCAGTTGTTGAGCGATTCTTGGACCATATTCAGCCAACAGCCACAAAGAATTTAATACACTTGTCTCAGAGTAAGATTTTACCAGCATAAAGTATACTTAAGGCaaagcttttttttttattttttttttgtgtgtgttaAATCCTTATTGTTTcagttttgtttttattctttcaAAAGTATTTTAGATTTGTCCACCAATGTCTTAAAGTTGTTTTGATTATATCCCTAGATTTTTATGCCAAAGTTACATATCATATAAAAAAGTATGGAAAATTggcttttaattaattaacattaattcaattttattataaattatttttaagcaTTATGTTTTTggaaaatttaatatttaagttttaaaatttaaattaaaaaaatactttaaaagATGAACTGATATTGGtcgacaaaataaaattattttaaaacttttcGATATTTTCATATGTTAGTGATAATTTGATACTGTTATTTTAGAAATTTCATCATAAGCATTAGCTAATATCATAATTAAaccatatttaaaattttagaaacaaaattaaaacaaataaaattattagaaacaTATAACTATATTATACTTAGGTAATGTaaaagagacaaaaaaaattaatcagtccaaacaatataaatttattttatttaatatttatttattatagagtatattaaataaagtcaaaaaataataaattttgacgattttttattaatatttttttgttaccaAATATTTTCGTCGTAATTAAACCTTGTGTGGATAATTTGGTGCAGGTGTTAGATTTGGCACTATTTCAAAATTCAACTATGAATTGCCAGAGCTTAATCTTAAGAATTATGGAAGTTTGTTCCCTCCACGCTATGACCTTACCAATATACCCGTTGACCTCCCAATCTTCATGAGCTACGGCGGCACCGACGCGCTCTCCGACGTCGTCGACGTGCAGAAATTACTGGACACCATGAGTAACCATGATGCAGACAAGTTGAGTGTTCAATACATCAATAACTATGCTCATGCTGATTTTGTTATGGGCTACAATGCCAAGGAGATAGTCTATGATCATGTTATTGCATTCTTCAATAAGTATCAATAGTATGATAATTTTGTaacaatttatattttgtttgttGAGCAATCTCTGATGGTTtgtatgtaaatattcttttattgatttcatcttttatataaatattcttTAATATATACATTATAAATTTTTGTTGTCATAAATTTTCATTCACTTGTCATATTGAAAAAGCAATTAGTTTGAAGTTGAACTAATTAATCCTAAAATAAACTACCATATTGTAAATAACTGGCTGATTTTGGTTGAGAAAAATTAATTCTTTGATTGAATTTAGGATTGGAAATTGTATCAATGACTAAGGGAAGATTTTGgggaaaaaaatataattaattacaaattaaaaactGAATTTTTAGAATTCTTTTACCCCATTAATGTATACTCTTTATTTTAACTTCTGTATTTTGCATATCAcaaatattatttcttttttttttttattattactatatATAAACAACTTCAATATGCTCTTTAAaatgaaatataaaattttaagtatatataataatctaaaattatcttatttagtTTTAACATCTATAATTACACACTTATTACATCTGATATTACTTAATTATTCGaacaataattaatgaatataaaattaGATAACTTTAGACTGATTTCTATTGTCTTCTAAATATTTGTAATGATTTTATTAGTTAATTCTTTAAATTTAATAAGAATAagctaaaatttttatttaatgtaaATTAGTATAAGCAACAACCATTAAAAAGTATTTTAGAAAACGTAACATTTCCATTTAATTATTGTCTGtcattaatattaaaaattgtaaCCATCCCACTATCTTTTCCTAAAGATTTGATCCATAATAACTTGGTTTCAACTCCAAGTTTAAAACAACCTTCACCCACCACAGAATGCTTTGCGGCCAATCAAATACTGAAAACAGAGGATACTTCACAACATTGCATCATTCTTATTTTGGCCTCTAATCAAAAGAGATACCCAAAGTTAGGTTGACTCAATCATATTTaacccttttctttttttttttaaatatttaccAACAAAACACAAATAATGCTAATAACTCTGTAGTCAAGTGGCAAAATCAACTGAAATATAGATGCTTATATAGCTAAAAATTTCGGATTTGAGTCTAagaaccaaaaaaaataaaaataaaagcacTATTTACCTAAGAGTCTTTTATACTGTTAGGCTATAGTAAGAAGAGtataattttgatatacttataacgtaaaatattttatacggTTATTCAATCACTTTTATATTTTGGGATAGTTATTTACGTGctcaacataaaaaataattatttttattgacgTAATATTACATAATTAGATTTACGTGTAAAATTGTTTTACACTGacaatatatcaaaattaaattctatttaaaaaaaaagtagggATATCCTAGATATTTATCAAAGATACTAAAAAAATGGtattatttttaacatatgATAGCATTAGGGAAATGATTAATAAGCTATAAATATGTATTATTATCTCTATATCATTTTGCCTATAAATATGAATGAAAGAAACAAAGCTCAAACAGAACCGAGGTAGAGAAACCAAAGAAGTAGGGTaagcaaaaagaagaaaaatggtgGGGCATAAGAACACAATTTTCTTAGTACTGGTTGCTACCTTGATGGCAAAGGAGGCATTGGCTGTTCAACATGTTGTTGGTGGAAGCCAAGGCTGGGATCAATCCACAGACTTTAATTCTTGGATTTCAGGCCAAACATTTCAGGTTGGAGATCAACTCGGTATGTGTTTTCTGCTCTATTTTCTTAAGGCATATCTTAAAAGTTATTTTCTAGAACATAAATAGTGAGTCAAGTCTCAAAAAGTAGTTTACCAGAGTCTCTGAGATTTTAATTGCATCAATTACGTTTTTGAAATTGACAAAAACATACTATGTTTAGTATTTAACAACGTAATGAGTCACTTAATGAAAAAGAACCGAAAAACCAAGTACGAGAGACGTAATTGGTCTAATTGAAATCTCAAACAATTTGATTAAGAGTATCTTTTATATCTAGAAGACAGATTCAAAATCTTTTAgcatatataaaaattgatgATTGTGATTAATGATTATCCTcattttttttccagttttcaAGTACTCTTCATTACACAGTGTGGTTGAGCTAGGAAGTGAGAGTGCCTATAAGAATTGTGATATTAGCAGTGCAGTGAAGACAATGAACAGTGGCAATGATGTGGTTAAATTGAACAAACCAGGCACAAGGTACTTCACTTGTGGTACCTTAGGCCACTGTGGCCAAGGCATGAAGGTCAAGATTACAATTGGGAATGGAGCTTCCTCCCCTTCATCCTCACCATCTTCGTCGTCGTcgtcatcttcatcttcttcttctcctgcTGCTATTTCTGCTGCTTTGACATCTCAGGGCTTTGCCTCTTTTGCAGTACTCATTGTTGCATTTTCAGTGTCCACCATGCTTTCCTTGTTTTAAATGAAGTATGGATTATGAACTATGAACTATGTCTATATGTGTATGTATATTGATAACCATAACTTTCTTTATGCTTTGCTATTTTGAGCTTTTTCATTTTATGTATTTTCCTTGGAATATTAGAATTCCCTTTGAtagaaatatattttataattgattatggTATATTTTACTATGCAATAATGAAGTATAAAATTACAAAAGATTTTGTGTGGAAATAAAAAACATTGTTACACTTTATGGTGCCACACACAGAGAACTTAAAAGGGGTTAGcttattttaaatcaaattgaatAAAGAAGTGGAcatttataaatacaaaaaattagttaataaagcaatcatataaaaaatatgtttggtatttataaaagaatttaattatattactataagaaaattaattattctgtcataacatatttaattaatttaaaacatttaattattttaaataaacatTATCTAAAATGATTGGGCATAAAGCATCTTAGATAACATTTTAAGTTTGTCATCAAATCTCAGGAATCAGGACTCAACTCTAAAAAATATGCAAAATACCGTTGTATAAATATACATTATAAAACTCTTTAAATATTAGTCCTTGAAATTTAGACGCGACTTCAATTTTAACCCCCAAATTTTTAGTTACCCAATTAACACCCTTAAATATTAGATCGTACCTCACGTTTGTCCCTATAATTATTTCCATTAACAAAAAACTTATGTGGCACGTTAAGTTGACACAATCTGCATCTACATAGCACTCAACTTGCCAAAATGAATGTGTGACGAGTGAATAATGTGGTAAAAGTTGTTTTCACTCAATATGAGTCCATGCAAATTAGGGTTTTAACATCTACGTAGGAGTCAAATTGAATGAAAATAACTTTTGCCACATTATTCACTCATCACACATCCATTCTAGTAAGATGGGTGCTACGTAGATGCACACCATGTCAACTTAACGTGTCACGTTAACTTTCCGTTAACGGAGATAACTACAAGGGTAAACGTGAGGCACGATCTAATATTTGAGGGTGTTAATTGGATAACTAAAAATTTGGGGATCGAAATTAAAGTTGGATCCAAATTTCAGGAGTCAAAATGGGTTTAACTCGAATTGAGAACTAACAACTATGAATCAAAATCTCAATTTCTTGCTAAAGTCTAACAACAAACTCAAAACAATAATTGCATCAAGCAATACTTAATCAagaatctttttatttttttctttttttcccttCTTGTTTGTTTTCCATTGTAAGAGATGGGATTATTTAGGCATCACCATATTGATACAAATTATATGGGAAAGAATAGCAAAAATTGAATATGGTTTTACATGCCTGTTGTAACTTACCCATCTTTGAATAACCGTAAAAATCTCAAGTAATAATACAAAGGTATACAAActcataaaaaattaacaaaaaaataacttattGTGTGATAGAAAAATGAGACTTGCCCCACAGAGAAGCTGCTTGGGATAATGGAATTTCAATGATTTAAGGCAAATTAGAACTTGATTCAGTTCCTCTTTTTTGATTTTGCAAGATGAGGAAACACTGACAATATATTGTGTGCTAGTAGATCCTGCCTTGTCAATATTCCAATTACAGGAGATACCTGTGAGGAGACAATATTATATGATTAGCCATTcacataataatatttaaccaaggtggaaactcaggtgcagtcgattAACTGATAGCCGGTAgatgatttgattgatttgattaaatttcCATCTAATgactctcaactatcaacttcacgtaaagtcgaTCGACTgtacctgagttttcacctcTAAACAAAGAGAGAAAAATCGAAGTTGAAGAATGGATTAGTGAACTTGACTTACCCCGGATGCTTGATACTTGGGTACAACAAGAAGATGTCGTAGTCCAACTTGCCTGAAGAGAACCATGGCTTTTGCAACTGACATACTCTCCAAAACCGTAAAAGGAGTTGTGTTAGTAAGAGGATGAAGATCAACATACATCTCCATTTCATCTCTTGTTATAGCCACCTCTTCAATCTTCCCTTCTCTCTCTGCAAGCTCAACCCATGTAAACTTCTCCCTCACCTCCCATTCCTCTCTCCTCCTTGCCTCCTTCAAGAACCACCTCTTCTTCAGCACTTGGATCAGATGTGCTCTCAGGATCATTCCATGCAGTTCTCTTGCTTCCGTTACAAGCCTCGTCGGCGGCACCACCCCATCATCCACCACAGGGAAACCGTTATGAGTTGTGTTCCTCAACGCTTCAACAATGTTGCAAACTTTCTCTACCCCTCGGAGAGTAACCACTGCTGGCTTCACATCAACAAGCTCTCCCACTGTTAGGTTCCTCATCCATGGCTCCGGGTTTGAATCCATGAAAGGGAGGCCTTTAAGGTGCAAAATGATCTCATAGATGCTTGGGTTGAAACTATCCCCAACTGTTTTGGCTATCAAGAGAACAAACATGGTGATTGGGAGTAAAAGAAGGTTGTTGGTTAATTCGAGAAAGATGACACAGAGTGAGACAGTCATCCTCATGGAACCGGCCATAAGCGAGGCTGCGCCGAGAACAGCAAACAGTCCATGATCAATGTTT
This sequence is a window from Arachis stenosperma cultivar V10309 chromosome 10, arast.V10309.gnm1.PFL2, whole genome shotgun sequence. Protein-coding genes within it:
- the LOC130956302 gene encoding mavicyanin-like, whose amino-acid sequence is MVGHKNTIFLVLVATLMAKEALAVQHVVGGSQGWDQSTDFNSWISGQTFQVGDQLVFKYSSLHSVVELGSESAYKNCDISSAVKTMNSGNDVVKLNKPGTRYFTCGTLGHCGQGMKVKITIGNGASSPSSSPSSSSSSSSSSSSPAAISAALTSQGFASFAVLIVAFSVSTMLSLF
- the LOC130958153 gene encoding triacylglycerol lipase 2-like — its product is MKMAPMGLFGYPAMALCVIVVLAFVPSQAHGSLGVKNLNDGFCATFITPHGYKCEEHEVTTKDGYILSLQRIPQGRTNVGNGGAKRAPVIVQHGVMVGGMSWVLSPPSESLPMILANSGFDVWISNARGTVYSQKHISLNSADPAYWDWTWDEMVANDVPALFDYVYTKTHQKIHYVGHSLGTLVALVSFSERDPVVMERIKSAALLSPIAYLNHMTTQLVNVAARTFIGEMTAVSGRPEFDPNGITVLNNVKSLCITHQINCDDMLTAIAGENCCMNSSVVERFLDHIQPTATKNLIHLSQSVRFGTISKFNYELPELNLKNYGSLFPPRYDLTNIPVDLPIFMSYGGTDALSDVVDVQKLLDTMSNHDADKLSVQYINNYAHADFVMGYNAKEIVYDHVIAFFNKYQ